A portion of the Haliaeetus albicilla chromosome 5, bHalAlb1.1, whole genome shotgun sequence genome contains these proteins:
- the BBOF1 gene encoding LOW QUALITY PROTEIN: basal body-orientation factor 1 (The sequence of the model RefSeq protein was modified relative to this genomic sequence to represent the inferred CDS: deleted 1 base in 1 codon), whose translation MKAYPSSSILIPKKSPHCTRGTELTSLRRSSLCPAGGEHGPRGPAALLPKPAPVLLSRNTRRHAARSPSSHPQLPPEHGRASVLLPAPGGAAAESNGNAAGFSAFEGLTPLPDAFPASHPSGAPSRGAGNRHGPGCVRGGFHTAAERLSARSPAAAGRTPAAPSGPPAAPALLIPAPFAQGGGRGAGFHDGAALSRTLPAPPIPSAPAAARAHRSRGALAPPHLAGPACRQRGGASAVTGGAVAAETRRRSLRRSGCRCPCSRRPTAAGQAARVSEEKRDEVDAALREAQLAATEASRAEHREAARRLARSNVELPWRQQDAGREAGGGAAAAMALLTKQGQEKAEEIEKLKQELIDLKQQAQEEMKQLADYYAQQIKELEKKFQKKVGEIGQIQLERKLIKEFCRGKASMEKELEDFKDSMEISNRRYQEVVVRLERRFLEEKKRLEEDVEKKQIMMAETAQYEAVLQLNSTGREVFKENVCLHGAFAHQLKETMELQKIKQKLEEDKTVLLQEKETNEGLIRKKILQINRQKAQIGDLQHKVAKLEMALCRMTRESERETQKTQHQALRENQASMVEVKKLQQLLEMKDQEMNRVKKLARNILNERTEVERFFLDALEHVKQEIISSRKHYKKKAQTAYYRKMMEACAGKEEFPKIKTFKSNINSTNSVYRDLEEAEKCYWEKIQFEKVDISELTWEQKERVLRLLFAKMNGTNPRKYNRVLATSASAPDDTKEESKIGTENASPNLIFITQQANLSD comes from the exons ATGAAGGCATATCCTTCCAGCAGCATCCTCATCCCCAAGAAAAGCCCGCACTGCACAAGAGGGACTGAACT caCAAGTCTCCGCCGCTCCTCCCTGTGCCCCGCCGGCGGCGAGCACGGCCCTCGGGGTCCCGCGGCTCTCCTCCCGAAGCCGGCACCGGTACTACTAAGCAGAAACACTCGCAGACACGCCGCTCGCTCCCCCAGCAGCCACCCACAGCTGCCACCCGAGCACGGCAGGGCGTCCGTCCTTCTGCCCGCCCCGGGCGGCGCCGCGGCGGAGAGTAACGGAAACGCCGCCGGCTTCTCGGCTTTCGAGGGTCTCACGCCGCTGCCTGACGCCTTCCCGGCGTCCCACCCCAGCGGAGCTCCCTCCCGGGGCGCCGGGAACAGGCACGGGCCGgggtgtgtgcggggggggTTTCACACAGCCGCGGAGCGGCTCTCTGCCCGctcccccgccgcggccggcagGACGCCGGCAGCCCCCAGCGGGCCTCCGGCAGCCCCCGCGCTCCTGATCCCGGCGCCGTTCGCAcagggcggcgggcggggcgccGGTTTCCATGACGGCGCGGCGCTGTCACGcaccctccccgccccccccatcccctccgcCCCCGCCGCTGCGCGCGCTCACCGGTCGCGCGGAGCGCTGGCGCCGCCACATCTCGCCGGTCCTGCGTGTCGC CAACGGGGCGGGGCCTCCGCCGTAACGGGCGGGGCGGTTGCCGCGGAGACGCGGCGGCGGTCGCTGCGCCGCAGCGGCTGCCGCTGCCCCTGCTCCCGCAGGCCGACGGCGGCGGGGCAGGCGGCCCGGGTGTCTGAGGAGAAGCGCGACGAGGTCGACGCGGCGCTACGTGAAGCTCAGCTGGCGGCGACCGAGGCGTCCCGGGCCGAGCACCGCGAAGCCGCCCGCCGGCTGGCCAGGAGCAACGTGGAGCTGCCGTGGCGGCAGCAGGAcgcggggagggaggcaggcggcggt gcggcggccgcGATGGCCCTCCTCACGAAGCAAGGCCAGGAGAAGGCGGAGGAG ATTGAGAAACTGAAGCAGGAGCTGATTGATTTGAAACAGCAAGCGCAAGAAGAGATGAAGCAGCTG GCAGACTATTATGCCCAACaaataaaagaactggaaaagaaatttcagaaaaaagtcGGAGAAATTGGCCAAATTCAATTAGAACGGAAATTAATAAAGGAGTTCTGCAGGGGGAAAGCATCTATGGAGAAAGAGCTGGAAGAT TTTAAAGACAGTATGGAGATTTCAAACAGGAGATATCAGGAAGTGGTTGTGAGATTGGAGAGGAGGTTTCTTGAAGAAAAG aaaAGACTAGAAGAAGATgttgagaaaaagcaaataatgatGGCAGAGACTGCCCAGTATGAGGCTGTTTT GCAGCTGAACAGCACTGGGAGAGAGGTGTTTAAGGAGAATGTTTGTCTTCATGGTGCATTTGCTCACCAGCTGAAAGAGACAATGGAACTgcaaaaaatcaaacagaagtTAGAAGAGGACAAAACTGTTCTGTTACAGGAAAAG GAAACCAATGAGGGTTTGATTCGAAAAAAGATCCTACAGATCAATCGCCAGAAAGCACAGATTGGAGATCTGCAGCATAAAGTGGCAAAGCTGGAGATGGCCTTATGTCGCATGACCAGAGAATCTGAGAGAGAGactcagaaaacacagcatcaGGCACTGAGAGAAAACCAGGCGAGCATGGTGGAGGTCAAGAAACTGCAGCAATTACTAGAAATGAAGGATCAGGAGATGAACCGAGTGAAGAAACTAGCCCGGAATATCTTAAATGAGAGGACTGAGGTGGAAAGGTTCTTCCTAGATGCTCTGGAACATGTGAAGCAGGAGATCATATCCAGTAGAAAGCACTATAAGAAAAAGGCCCAAACCGCCTATTACAGAAAAATGATGGAGGCATGTGCAGGGAAGGAAGAATTTCCCAAAATCAAAACATTCAAAAGCAACATAAATAGCACAAATAGCGTGTACAGAGACCTagaggaagcagagaaatgCTACTG ggaaaaaatcCAGTTTGAAAAAGTGGATATCAGTGAGTTGACATGGGAACAAAAAGAACGTGTTCTGCG